CTCGGCGGGTGTATCATTGCGAATTGAGCGGGTTCAACCTGGCTCTGTTGATCTGCAGTGGCTTCACGAAATTGCAGCAACCGCCCAATCAACATTCCCCGCATTGCCTGCTCTCGCACTCGGCATTAAAGATATTCACTCGCTGATAAAAGCCTGGTTCGACCTAATGAAATTCCTCCGAGGCCAACCTCCTCAAAGAGTGCAGAACGTATCGAATGGAAATGCCCTATCAATCGAGAACGCCAGCGGCCAAACGCAGGTATTCAATGGAAACGTGTACAACACATTCATAATTGGCGACATTGGCAGCGACGCGGAGAAGCTTGAACTGCCGATCAGACGAGGCGCAACTAAGCTGGAGCTAAAACAGGGAAGGAAAAAGATTACGACCTATATTTGCAGCTTCCCAAAGCAGAAACGCTCCGAACGCGATTGCTGAAAAACAAAAAAGTAACCCGCGGCCGATAGGTCCCGACACGCCAATCTTAGCCAATATTTCACTAAGCGTTTCCATTCTCTGCCCCCGCACACAACAATGAACTAAATTCGTTACCGCAGCCTACTTACCTCACCATCCATACCACCGCCGCAGCCATCTTGTTGCCCTCCACGCTCAAATGACGCCCGTCGGGACCGACGCCGCCCGGCTGCCGCCAAACTGACATGCAGCGCGTGGGGTTGGCGCAGCGTTTCACTTGGGGTGCAGTCCAGCACTGCCCCCAAATCGCAGCTCGGTTCCGGCTTCGAGGCTCATCAACACCCTGCCTTCGAAATTGCCTTTCCGATCACCCCCTTCCCTCCTAAACTCCCACCTCCACCGGCATGCGTTCCGACGGGCCCGGTAGCAGCGGAGTCACTCTTATGCCCAAACCGGAAAGCTTCCCGATCGAGAAGATCTTCGTTCCCACGAAGCAGAAGAAAGCCATCAAGCCCGAGACCGTCGCGGAGGTCGCGGAAAGCATTATGGAGATCGGACAGCAGGAGCCCATTTCCATCAGGCTCGACGGAGACCGCCTCGTTCTGGTCGAGGGGCTGCATCGGCTGGAGGCCTGCAAGGCGCTCGGCGAGACGACCATTCTCGGTGTCCTTGTTACGGCCGAGCTGGCGCAGCACAAGCCGCTGCTCGCCGAACGACCCGAAGTCGAGGCTGAACGCCTCAAGATGGCGCGATTGAAACAGTTGCGCCTCGAGAAGGAAGCCGCAGAGGCATCGATGGCTGCCTCGACGCGCCTCAGCGCAACGGAAGCGCCGCGCGCCCGTCCGGCGAAAGGCGTCCGCGACACCACGAAGGCATCACCGGTCCGGACCACGAAATCGGCCCCGAAATCATTGTCGGCCTGGATCAATCAGCAAAAGGGCAGCGGCGGCCGCTATTGATGGCTGGCTCCAGAATGACGGCGACGGCGCACTCAATTGACCCATCCACCCCGAATTGAATGCATTGGTCACCAGCCAGGCCTGCGCGCTGCTGCGGACTATCCCCTCAACCTCTCATCCACGCTCCAGCGCCCCGGCCCCGTCACGAACAGCAGCAGGAGGCCGCCG
The genomic region above belongs to Bradyrhizobium sp. CCBAU 53338 and contains:
- a CDS encoding ParB N-terminal domain-containing protein, translated to MPKPESFPIEKIFVPTKQKKAIKPETVAEVAESIMEIGQQEPISIRLDGDRLVLVEGLHRLEACKALGETTILGVLVTAELAQHKPLLAERPEVEAERLKMARLKQLRLEKEAAEASMAASTRLSATEAPRARPAKGVRDTTKASPVRTTKSAPKSLSAWINQQKGSGGRY